A segment of the Centropristis striata isolate RG_2023a ecotype Rhode Island chromosome 15, C.striata_1.0, whole genome shotgun sequence genome:
AATAATGAGTGCAACATGCAGAATTACTTTTTGTGAACACATCAGCCACACAGACTGTATAGAAGAactgccttaaacctgcattctctccAATGGCCAGCAGAGGGGCACCTCCACTGGAtgaatctatgagaaaatgagtcTACCTCTCACTTTCATTCCCTCTTTTCATAACGAGTTTAGGACCTTTATGTTCATTcagtaaatgatggtcccatttagaataaaatcataACTCAGATCTTACCTTTTGTTGCCACTCCActgcctcctcttccttcttcttcttggcgTCCTCCAAGAGGGAAATCTTTGAAGTCAGATCAGCCAACTCTGTTGCCTAAAagtagtgttgtattagtatttAGATACctaactttagtaaaagtattaatacaacacggcagaattactccactacaagaaaaagtcccacattcaaaacttactgaagtgaaagtacaaaagtatcagcatcaaaatgtacttaaagtacttgttatgcactctgttttatatattgcaaatatatgattgtattattacttttgatgcttttatctcagcagcattttactgttgtccaggtagaGGACTGAATATCCTTTCATGTGGTTTaattcataaacattatgtaaattaacatattttttcatgttaaacctTGATCagaaaagtaagtaaagctggcagctaaatgtagtggagtaaaaaatactaaatttgCCCCTAAAATAGTGAAGTAAAACTATAGTTACGTACATCTAAGTACTTAaggacagtacttgagtaaatgtacattccACAACTGCCTAAAAGGGCATTTTCTGTTAGATTTTCTTGAAGTTTGGAAATTTTGGAATTGGAAGTttcggcaatctccgtgtctgagcatggaggccaaccaggaagtgccttaagcctgcaatctaccgaaaattccagcagggggcgctaagtttggctgcaaaaaaaatctgcccattcatttcagtgcaaaatttgaaaacttctcaattgatttattacctcagaagatttttttcaggacaacactatggtaaaaaatcatcttttcgTCAATAGTTCCAATAATGGCCGcattaagaagaaaatagaagataaagaatcgtatgatttgggggcggggctacctttgattgacaggtcactgacaaggcgagccgtcaccaggagagaagcagaacaatgcgtatccacggcaacgtgtcaataaagttatatataacgttatatagatagaaaagaggacgtttacagATTTGGTCTcctaactttgaccctttcactgtattttcacttaatgacagtttatttgaacgttttgttcataaaaaggcttgttcagtgtttggttggactaacagacgctccaaggagtcgctgctcagttttctgaggtcagaaagatacattttgtttttgtttttttgctagccaaagctaacatcccagttaatgctccagttaatgctaacatgaattagcagcagcttctctcagtcaggttgaggtgtagagaggctgtagtcagtgatcagatccctctcctcctccacagtccaaatatggtcatgcttcctgtatcggaaacaagatggcgacgcaagatggcgacgagtgtaacgctgaactcgaggcttccaacgggccacaaaccaatgggtgacgtcacggtgactacgtccattatttatacacagtCTATGATCAGAACACACATTTTTGTAACTTTCAACCCCTATGTCTAACAAACGGTTGTGGAGAACTGACCAGGTGTTCCTGGTTCTTCATCTGGTTCTCTGACTGCTGCAGCAGAGCCATCTTAGCGTCCTCAGCCGTCTTCAGCTCCGTCTCCAGACGCTCGGCGTCCTCCTGAGAGCGCTTCCTCTCCGTCTCCAGCTCCAGAGCCCTCTGTGTCTGCTCCTCCAGTTCTGCAGACACAAGAACACAATGATAAACATTGGCCCTATTcattagagcagctgttctcaaccttggggttgggaccctaaatggggtcgcgagatgatttctgggggtcgccaagtcagctctgtctccactgtgttaaagtgttcatgtgttagtctttttggtcatttcatgtcttattttggtcatttcatgtctttttttggtcattttgtgtcttttttggtcattttgtgtctttttttagtcattttgtttcttttctttggtgatttagtgtttttttgtcattttgtgtctttttttggtcattttgtgtctttttttatcattttgtggtcaatttttcttttttggtcattttgtgtctttttttagtaattttgtctttttttctgtaattttgtttctttttttggtcattttgtttccttttttggtgattttgtgtctttttttttgtaattttgtgtcttttttctttaattttgtttcttttttttggtgattttgtgttttttgtcattttgtgtcttttttttggtaattttgtgtcttttttttgggtaattttgtgtcttttttggtaattttgtgtctttttttatcattttgtggtcaatttgtcttttttggtcattttgtgtctttttttagtaattttgtgtcttttttctgtaattttgtttctttttttggtgattttgtgttttttgtaattttgtgtcttttttggtaattttgtgtctttttttgtcattttgtgtctttttttaatcattttgtggtcaatttgtcttttttggtcattttgtgtctttttttagtaattttgtctttttttcggtaattttgtttctttttttggtgattttgtgtcttttttggtcattctctgtcttttttgatcattttgtggtcaatttgtgtcttttttttgggaaatCTAAACTGTGcgtgattctgttcagtgagcgggggtcctggacaacatgcatgttaagttgggggtcgtgactcaaaaaggtttaGAATAGCTGCATTAGAGTAGAACAACAAGCCTTTCTTGAACACTGATGGTTCTCCCACCTTGTTGGGCTTTTTTCGTCTGCTCCTCGATCTGCCTTAATCTCTCCATCAactcctccttttccttttcaatcttttccttttccttttctgcAACTTCTCGTTTCCTCTTCTCGTTCTCCAGCAGAGCTCTAATGGACACAGCGTACACATCCATCAAGTcacatgtcaaaaaaaaaacaggtggtAAAGGTTACAGTAGTAAGCAATGTAGTTTCTCTCCAACCTCTCCATCTTCTTGTGGTTCTTCTCCTCCCGAGCCTGAGCCTTCATCTGCTGCACCTCGATGGTGTCCGGTTTGCGGCGGCGCATGTACAGCTCGTGGTTTCCCATGCAAAGAGCCAGGATGCGCTTGTTGATGCGCAGTCTCGGAGCGTAGAATACAAAGTCCTGAAACAGAGACATTTGATCAGGAACGATACAAAACACAGAGGATTCATCAGCTGTTATAATGTTATCAAAGGGTTAACGTACAGGTGCTTTCTTGTCAATCGGTTTAATGACAAACTTCTTGTCATTGAAGGAAATGTTCCTGATTTCACTCCAAGGGAATCCGATTTTAGGCGTCATTCTGTAAAAGACGAAGCAAAAATCTCAGTCAGCTGCATAACACTGGACAGGAAgtagtatttttatatttcacactGTGGTGGcatttttgttgtcttaactatagtaaaagtgcttgttagctcaagtgctaatgctaatgtttgttagctcttatggtggattcacaaggtgaccaaagaatgtcttatttttatgttcatggagctacgattcataataaatcttgtgaactatccGTAAAGAGTCGAGTCTTTGCAGGTGGGTACGtaaaccaccttcaaaataaaagcactgcggttgtattgatttctaatttctgggtaacctcatgcgggccggacCAGGAAgtagtatttttatatttcacactGTGGTGGAATCACCTACTTGTCATTCTGTTCATAAATGTTGAGGCCCAAAGCGTCCACTCCCAGCCACAGCTCTGTTCCTTTCTTGTTCTTGATGTTGAAGTAGTTGACTCCGTACATCTCCAGATCCTGAGCGATCTTCAGATACTCCATCATGGATTCCTCTCTGTGGACAAATAAGACGTTTATCacagagagaaactgtaaaaactggtATTATCATCAAAATCTGAGATTTCACTCCTCGAACGATTCAAGTGAACAAAGCTTAAAActcatgtctcatttaaaacgggacaaaaacaaactgtttggaataactagatcctgttaaaaacattaaattctgctcctcagtgacactgtgaagtcaTAATTGATGGTCACGTgccaaatattcactgaaaatctgtctGTTATTCTGaataaagacatgtttgagttgctcCCATTTCTAGCCATGACCGTGCTGATTCCATTgagcaggacttatatattttctatgtattttatatactgcagtgaaatacaaatactacagtgggtaaaatgttaaaagagcAAATTTGCGTTATGCAGTCAAGTACgtcaaccaggaagtgccttaagtctGCAAtccaccaaaaattccagcagggggtgctaagtttagctgcaaaaaaaatctgcccattcatttcagtgcagaatttgaaaacttctgacttgatttattacctcagaaatgtttttcaggacaacactatggtctcaatcgctagtaaaaaatcatcttcaagacaatttgatgtcaaaagttctaataatggccccatttagaagaaaatagaagataaagaatcgtatgatttgggggcggggctacctttgattgacaggtcactgacaaggcgagccgtcaccaggagagaagcagaacaatgcgtatccacggcaacgtgtcaataaagttatatataacgttatatagatagaaaagaggacgtttagcgatttggtctcataactttgaccctttcactgtattttcacttaatgacagtttatttgaacgttttgttcagtaaatgtcttgttcagtgtttggttggactaacagacactccaaggagtcgctgctcagttttctgaggacagaaagatacattttgtttatgttttttgccaaaacgcggtgactacgtccattattcatatacagtctatgatcagCCCTTACCTCATCATGCTCTTGTGTTCTTCGTGCCACACTTGAATCCTCTCCTCCCACTGGTCCTTGTTGAGTTTGTGCTGGTCCAGAACTCTGAGAAGAGGAGACATacgagggtcaaaggtcatgcaGGGAAACGCGTCTCACACCGGCTGAAAGGCgacatctttttatttatttatttattttttttgtatttttatattttattgcttgaagtatgcctaggttgttctttttatttaattgtgttgttattgtctctgtgtgtaatgctgctgctacactggaatttcccagcttggaataaataaagtcagtctgtctgtctatctatctatctatctatctatctatctatctatctatctatctatctatctatctttctttcttttacatattgaactaattgcatgtttttctttctttctttctttctttctttctttctttctatcataACGCTAATAATCCATGTTTGTTAGTAATGCTatttaatgacaaaaaatctTATTTAGGATCATGTTAATTTGATATtgtttgtgtaaaaataaagCTGATATTCAAAGCACTCTGTTActtgtcaaataaaataaaaataaaagaacaaaattacatttaataaaatatatttacaggcAATTATAGGGAAACTTTCTTGTCATCAAAGGTAAAGCTTTTATACagtttttcctgtatttttcttaataatttccaagaaataactataatttggcACTAATTTTAGGGAAAATAGGAAATCccctaaaagaaaaataaatatttattatctatctatctctctgaCGTTGTATAAAGCTGAGTTACCTCTGAGGGAGCAGCTGTTCACTGGACAGATAGCCTGGCGTGTGGACTTCCTTGTTGTAGTCAGCATACTTGGCCTGCACAGCGTAGGAGGCCAGCAGGACGGCTGTTTCAGGAGGGCAGTAGATGTCGTCATTTAAGATTCCCTCCTTCACCTGCAGGAAGAAGAGCCGCTGCGTGGCGTCCTGGATTAACTCCTCGGTCACGTCCTCGGGGAAGAACTTGGCACGGAACTTAAACAGCAGCGGGCTTTCCTTCCTCACATCCTGGGCTGTCACCTGAAATAAAGCGTGACACGGTGAGGGGTCAGAGGTCGTGCTTCTGTAAATAGACTTCAGCTCAACAGAGAAGTGACATTTTGACAAAGAAGAGTAAAAACTGAGGAGCTGACCTTCTTATTGAGCTTTAGCCATGTAGAGAAACCTTTTGTATCCTGGTATTGGAGTCCAAAGTACCAAACCTCTCGCAGACCAATGGTTTTAACAACCTGAAAACATGGAAGCAGAAGATTTATTCACAAGAACATTAGAACATTCTAacacaggggtgggcaattaatttccccaaggggccacatgaccaataccacaaaggttgcaaaactctgaactaaattctgcttaatattcatttaatctctttataaaatacagtaaattatctggttttgagctgctactgaaaataatacatgttatgataagactgttaatgtggagtaaatcaaatatatcattaaaaagtagtaaatactccaatcactatatcacttttctatTTATAACTGTTAATGTCCTTTAgtaaggttcctattggtgtttttgtattatatagcttgttttttcatgtttgtaaattttctaggtgttttacaatgttgtgatgcttttaatttgaaaatgcgccatccagtgtgaaacgggtgcttttattttgaaaggtagcgGCAGGATATAACAGGTAGAGTGtgttgtaattcatataaagttgatataaagtatcaaaaggcttctatagtggctgacaggaaacaaggtttgttaaagtttattttcttctgtcatatatattagtggctatatttgttgtcttaactatagtaaaagtgcttgttagctcaagtgctaatgctaatgtttgttagctcttacggtggattcacaaggtgaccaaggaatgtcttatttttatgttcatggagctacgattttaaataaatcttgtgaactatcagttaaagagtcgagtctttgcaggtgggtacgtaaaccaccttcaaaataaaagcactgcggttgtgatgatttctaatttctgggttaATAGTTGCCAGccattttctttctgtcatgtTACTGTACGTATGGCTGCAAATCCTTTGACAGGAGCCGAACCTGATGCTTCCAAACTGAGTTTAATTCAAAAGTCTGTCACTTTGGTTGTAAAATGCTTTCTACAGGTCATCAGTTTTTCCTACCTGGTCAAAGAGTTGCTTTCCTGTTGTGTTTGGCTGAATGGCAAACTCCAGTTCAGCATCCATCGTAGTGACTCTGACACTAATCTGAGGAAGAGAGCACATTGGAGAAATGATTAAaacaatgatgataataataaattaaatcaacatTGACAACATTTCAGAGAAAGTGAAAGTATCTCACATATATCATTGAGCTTCAATTAATCTTCTTTATTTTGGCAAAaggagattttattattattgttattgccgTGATCTGGAGATTATCAGCTGTTGTATctccaaaaatgaataaattctgTCAGAATTCACTGACCAATCTATTGtttctgttttagttttttgacaATGAGCCCGTTTTAAATgactctccacacacacacacacacacacacacacacacacacacacacacacctagtaTAGGTAAGCTGTCTAACACTCAATActgaaatgtcattttgtggaaTTGATTtcatatatacaaacacttttccaagtaccCACAAGGGTCATGAATATTAGAAAAATTGTGACTCCACATATACAAACTGAATTTTTGCAGTtgtacaacctctcctgtcctctcccctctgctctgtgtaaaccgaTTTTCagcgtgaccgttcgtctcagcagaatcaatcgcTGAGGagcaatatttaatgtttttaacaggatctagttgttccaaatggtttatttttgacaacattttaaatgagacgtgtagaataaagtgattttgacagaaatatcacaattttaagcttccttttggttactttttctaatggaaacgttcgtaacctatgatctgttcaaggactgtcggaaagttcaaaattagtatattagtggctatatttgttgtcttaactatagtaaaagtgcttgttagctcaagtgctaatgctaatggtttcacaaggtgaccaaggaatgtcttatttttatgttcatggagctacgatATTAAATAAATCggtttatttttgaaaacattttaaatgagacgtgtagaataaagtgattttgacagaaatatcacaattttaagcttcctttttggtcacttttttcaAATGGAAACGTTCGtgacctatgatctgttcaaggactgttggaaagttcaaaattagtatattagtggctatatttgttgtcttaactatagtaaaagtgcttgttagctcaagtgctaatgctaatgtttgttagctcttacggtggattcacaaggtgaccaaggaatgtcttatttttatgttcatggagctacaatattaaataaatcgGTTTATTTTTGACAACATTTTAAACGAGacgtgtagaataaagtgattttgacagaaatatcacaattttaagcttcattttggttactttttctaatggaaacatttgtgacctatgatctgttcaaggactgtcggaaagtttaAAATTagtatattagtggctatatttgttgtcttaactatagtaaaagtgcttgttagctcaagtgctaatgctaatggattcacaaggtgaccaaggaatgtcttatttttatgttcatggagcTACAATATTAGATAAATCGGTTTATTTttgacaacattttaaatgagacatgtagaataaagtgattttgacagaaatatcacaattttaagcttccttttggttactttttcgaATGGAAACGttcctatgatctgttcaaggactgtcggaaagttcaaaattagtatattagtggctatatttgttgtcttaactatagtaaaagtgcttgttagctcaagtgctaatgctaatgtttgttagctcttacggtggataaattggtttatttttgacaacatttttaatgagacatgtagaataaagtgattttgacagaaatatcacaattttaagattccttttggtcactttttcgaATGGAAACGTTCGtgacctatgatctgttcaaggactgtcggaaagttcaaaattagtatattagtggctatatttgttgtcttaactatag
Coding sequences within it:
- the LOC131986793 gene encoding moesin-like isoform X2 gives rise to the protein MLNWSLPFSQTQQESNSLTRVLDQHKLNKDQWEERIQVWHEEHKSMMREESMMEYLKIAQDLEMYGVNYFNIKNKKGTELWLGVDALGLNIYEQNDKMTPKIGFPWSEIRNISFNDKKFVIKPIDKKAPDFVFYAPRLRINKRILALCMGNHELYMRRRKPDTIEVQQMKAQAREEKNHKKMERALLENEKRKREVAEKEKEKIEKEKEELMERLRQIEEQTKKAQQELEEQTQRALELETERKRSQEDAERLETELKTAEDAKMALLQQSENQMKNQEHLATELADLTSKISLLEDAKKKKEEEAVEWQQKATTVQEDLEKTKEELKNKVMAAHVQEPLNAENEHDDENDESSAEASAEFTDAATYKDRSEEERMTEAEKNERLQKHLLALSSELANARDESKKTVNDMIHAENMKAGRDKYKTLRQIRSGNTKQRIDEFECM
- the LOC131986793 gene encoding moesin-like isoform X1; the protein is MPKTISVRVTTMDAELEFAIQPNTTGKQLFDQVVKTIGLREVWYFGLQYQDTKGFSTWLKLNKKVTAQDVRKESPLLFKFRAKFFPEDVTEELIQDATQRLFFLQVKEGILNDDIYCPPETAVLLASYAVQAKYADYNKEVHTPGYLSSEQLLPQRVLDQHKLNKDQWEERIQVWHEEHKSMMREESMMEYLKIAQDLEMYGVNYFNIKNKKGTELWLGVDALGLNIYEQNDKMTPKIGFPWSEIRNISFNDKKFVIKPIDKKAPDFVFYAPRLRINKRILALCMGNHELYMRRRKPDTIEVQQMKAQAREEKNHKKMERALLENEKRKREVAEKEKEKIEKEKEELMERLRQIEEQTKKAQQELEEQTQRALELETERKRSQEDAERLETELKTAEDAKMALLQQSENQMKNQEHLATELADLTSKISLLEDAKKKKEEEAVEWQQKATTVQEDLEKTKEELKNKVMAAHVQEPLNAENEHDDENDESSAEASAEFTDAATYKDRSEEERMTEAEKNERLQKHLLALSSELANARDESKKTVNDMIHAENMKAGRDKYKTLRQIRSGNTKQRIDEFECM